Within the Flavobacterium sp. N502536 genome, the region TTTTCAGCTCCCACTCGGGTAATCATACTTTCCTGTAACGCACGCAACACCTTGGCTTGTGCTGAAAGACTCATATCTCCAATTTCATCTAAGAAGATTGTTCCTTTGTCAGCAGCTTCAAACTTTCCGGCACGGTCTTTCACCGCCGATGTAAAAGCTCCTTTTACGTGACCGAACAATTCACTTTCGATCAGTTCACTCGGAATTGCAGCACAGTTTACTTCGATTAATGGAAAGTTAGAGCGCTCACTTTTTTCGTGCAATTGGTGCGCTACCAACTCTTTCCCTGTTCCATTCGGACCTGTAATCAAAACTCTGGCTTCGGTTTGAGCAACTTTATCAATCATTAATTTGATATGACTAATTGCTTCACTTTCTCCTACCATTTCATAGTTTTTGCTGACCTTTTTCTTTAGGATTTTATTTTCAACCACGAGTTGTTTTTTATCTAAAGCATTACGAACGGTGTTCAGTAATCGGTTTAAATCAGGTGGTTTCGAGATATAATCAAAAGCGCCTAAACGCATCGTATGAATCGCGGTTTCCATATCGCCATGACCGGAGATCATAACCATCGGAATTTCCGGTTTGATTTTTTTTGCTTCTTCTAAAACCTCAACCCCGTCCAATTTTGGCATTTTGATGTCACACAAAACCAAATCGTAATCGTTGTTTTTTATTTTCTCAAGACCCGCCGCACCATCTTCAGCTTCATCTACCTGATACGTATCATTTTCTTCTGATAAAATTTTTACCAAAACTCTTCTGATGGATGCTTCGTCTTCTATAATTAGTATTTTACTCATTCTTTTGAGGTTCTAAGGTTCTGAGTTACTAAGGTTCTAAGTTCTTCTTTTCTGCCTAAACTAAAAGCTTAGCAACTCAGAACCTTAGTATCTTAGCAACTTAAAAAAATTAATATTTAAGCCATTTATACAATTCTTTCCAGGTTGGTTTTTTACCGTACATCAAGATACCTATTCGGTAAATTTTGGCGGCGAACCATACTACAAGGAAAAAGGTAGCAAACAATAATGATACCGAAATTGCAATTTGCCACCACGGCACTCCAAACGGAAGTCGCATTAACATTACAATTGGCGAGGTCAACGGAATCATGGAAAACACAACCGCAATGGTTCCGTGAGGATCATTGACAACGGTGAAAAAACCAATATAAACACTTAAAATAAGCGGCATTAAAATAGGCAATAGAAATTGCTGCGAATCGGTTTGATTATCCACTGCTGCACCGATGGCTGCATAAAAGGAACTGTATAAAAAGTATCCTCCGATGAAATAAATAACAAAACCAATGATAATACTGGCAATAGGCAAATTCCATAATTCGCGTATGTACATTTGAGCTGTTCCCGACATTTCATGCTGGGCCGACTGCATTAATTCAGGTGAAATTCTGGCCGTAGGTCCAACATTTACGCCAAAAAAGGCCGAAGCCGCAAACATCAATCCCAGACCGATGATCGCCCAGATGATAAACTGAAGCAACCCGGCAAGAGAAGTCCCCACGATTTTACCAATCATCAGCTGAAAAGGTTTTACGGAGGAAATAATGATTTCGATAATTCGGTTCGTTTTTTCTTCGATCACACTTCGCATCACCATATTACCGTAAATGATAATAAACATCATGATCAGATATCCAAACGCCCCGCCTATTCCTATTTTTATTTCATTCAATCCTTTTAAGCTTTCCTCTCCGGATGCTTTTACCAAATGTATATTAACTTCAGACTGTGCTTTTTGAATGGCCGTCGTATCCAGTTTCGCCGCCTCAAGATTTACTTTGGTAATTTTTGACGCAATAACACGCTGTGTTTTTTCGATAAAAGAAATACTTGGACTGTTATTGGAAATGAATTCGATTTTACTTTCTAAATCGGATAAATTATTGGTTTTTGGAATTACAATTAAACCGTCATAATTTTCATTAGTGATGCTGTCTTTTAATGCTTTTGTATCAATTTCAGACACATTGAGGTATTTAAACTCGGCTTCTTCCTTATTCTTTTTGACAAAATCCTGGGCAAACAAACCCGTTTCGTCATGAATTGCGATTCTTTTTGTCTCTGCTTTCATAGAGCTCAGATAACCAATAAAACCTGCAATTGCCACAAACAATAACGGACTCAAAAACGTCATGACAACAAAAGACTTATTGCGCACTTTTGCAATAAATTCTCTTTTTATAATTAATGAAATGATGCTCATAAATATTTTAATTTTCAAATTCCAAACTCCAATTTTGATCGCTCTGATATTGGGATATGGGATTTATTTTTTTGGAGTTTAATTTTTGTTTTCGGTAACTGTTTGAATAAAAATATCATTTACACTTGGTATTTTCTCTACAAAATGGGTCACCTGTCCGCGTTGTGTAAGCAAATGCAGCAACTCGTTAGGCGCAGCGTTTCCAATTTGAATATCCAGTTTTAAATCATCATTTAAGGATTTAAAATTAGCAGGCGAAACGGTAAATTTTTGTGTGATATCGTACATCAGACCTTCTACATTATCCGTGAGGATTCCAACTTCAAAACTATTGGTTCTAAACTGGCGTTTTACATCGCTTACCTTACCTTCAATCAGTTTATTCGATTTGTGAATTAAAGCAATATGATCGCAAAGTTCCTCCACACTTTCCATACGGTGTGTCGAAAAAATAATGGTGGCTCCCTGTTCTTTCAATGCCAGAATCTCATCTTTAATGACATTGGCATTGACCGGGTCGAATCCCGAGAAAGGCTCATCAAAAATCAACAATTTAGGCTTGTGCAGCACACAAACGACAAACTGAATTTTTTGGGCCATTCCTTTTGAAAGTTCCTGAATTTTCTTGTTCCACCAGCCCTGAATTCCAAGACGATCAAACCAGTATTCCAGTTGTAATTTTGCCTCGGCTTTAGAGAGTCCTTTCATCTGCGCCAGATACAAACATTGTTCTCCTACTTTCATAGAAGTATACAACCCTCTTTCTTCAGGAAGATAACCAATATGCTGTACATGTTTGGGCTGCAATTTTTCTCCATCCAAAATTACCTCACCGCTATCCGGCAATGTAATTTGATTTATAATTCGGATCAGGGAAGTTTTTCCGGCTCCATTCGGACCTAATAGTCCATAAATACTACCTTTTGGTACATTTAATGAAACTTCGTTAAGCGCTACATAATCACCGTATTGTTTTACGACTTTATGTACTTCGAGTAAGTTGCTCATGCTATAATTAAGATTTTCTGCGTCAGTTTGACCATTGCGGCATTACGAGTGTAAAAGTAAATAAATAGTATCGAAATTTTGTACTATTGATACAAAAAACCCATTCTATGATTTACTATAGAATGGGTTTTGAAATTTATTATTGTTCCATTTTAGAAAAAGCTCTGTTTATGAAAACATATCTTTTACTTTTTCAAAAAATGATTTTTCTGATTTTTCAGGACTCGGAATAAAGTGATCGTCGTTCAATGCATTTTCAAAGAATTGTTTTTGCTCTTTGCTCAGTGTTTTTGGAGTCCATACATTTACATGAACTAACAAATCTCCACTTCCATATCCATTGATACTCGGAATACCTTTTCCTTTTAATCTTAAGATTTTTCCGGATTGAATTCCTTCTTCTAATTTGATGCGAACTTTTCCATTGATTGCTTCGATGTCTTTAGAAACTCCTAAAACAGCTTCCGGGAAACTGATGTATAAATCATAATGAATGTTCTCACCTTCACGTTTCAGAAACTCGTGCTCTAATTCTTCAATAGCTACAATTAAATCACCAGGAATACTATTTCCGGGAGCATCATTTCCTTTATTAGAAACTTTCAACTGCATTCCATCTACAACTCCCGCAGGAATTTTGATGGAAACGGTTTCGTCTTCTAAAATCATTCCCTGTGCATCCGCTTCAGCTGGTCTTTTATCTAAAATCTGGCCAGACCCGCCACAAGTAGGACAAGTTGACGCAGACTGCATTCTTCCTAAAATAGTGTTGGTTACACGCATTACCTGTCCCTGACCGTTACAAGTCGAACACGTTTTGTAGGTAACTCCTTTAGCCTGAACTTTACGTTTTACTTTTACTTTTTTCTCAACACCATTTGCAATTTCTTCTAAAGTCAATTTTACTTTAATTCGAAGATTGCTTCCTTTAGCACGACGAGGGCCACCGCCTCCGCCTCCGCCGAAACCACCAAATCCACCGCCAAAAATATCACCAAACTGGCTGAAAATGTCATCCATATTCATACCACCGTGACCACCGCCAAATCCGCCAGAACCATCAAAAGCCTGATGTCCGTACTGATCGTATTTCGCTTTTTTGTTAGGATCGCTTAGTACTTCATAAGCTTCTGCCGCTAATTTAAAGTTTTCCTCTGCCTCTTTGTCGCCCGGGTTTTTGTCCGGATGATATTTCAATGCACTTTTTCTATAAGCTTTTTTAATTTCGGCAGCATCCGCATTTTTTGAAATGCCTAGTATTTCGTAAAAATCTTTTTTCATAATTTAGGTTAAATTGCTTCGCCAGTTCGCTAGCGCTTGTGTCCAAATTTAAAATTCCGAATTCCAATACTTTAAAAATTGACTTTCAGAATATGTCATTTGCTCTTTTTAGTTTCCGATCACAACTTTAGGGAAACGGATAATTTTGTCTCCTAATTTGTATCCTTTTTCAATAACATCAACAATTTTCCCTTTTAATTTCTCAGACGGAGCCGGAATTTGGGTAATTGCCTCAGCAAAATCAGCATTAAAAGCATCACCTGCTCTTACTTCAACTTGCTCTAAACCTTTAGAAACTAAAGTGCTTTTTAATTTTTCGTGAATCAACTCAACCCCTTTTGTCAAGGTTTCATCTTCCGATTTGTTGATTTCTACTATCGCTCTGTCAAAATCATCTAAAACTGGCAGCATCGCCAATAAAACCTCCTGGTTTGCCGTTTTAAACAAGTCGATACGCTCTTTTGAAGTTCTTTTTTTGTAATTTTCGAATTCGGCAAATAGTCTCAAAAACTTATCTTTTTCTTTTGCCAAGTCTTGAGCCAATTGCTCTTCAACACTTAATTCTTCAACAATTAACTGCTCACCGTTGGCATTGTTCTCTAACGTTACATCATCTAATTCCTGATCGAATTCTGTATTTTCAGTAGTCATATTACTTTTATTTTTAAAAATATTCTTAAACTTCATTTTTTATTCTTTCTTTTGGATTGCAAAAGTACTGCCAAATCTTTCAAAATGTCAAATTGTCACTTTATTAAAACTGAGCCGTTTAAAAACTAAAAACAGCTTTTTAAAATTTAGTATAATTTTAAGACTATCACGATATCCTTTATAGTATATTTGAGATACAATTGAAAACTAAATTATTACCTATCAAAATTGAATTTAAGGGTTGGCCTCGGCTTCATAAATAATTATTAATTCAAATTTACCTTATATTAAAAAAAGCTTCGCCTAATTTGAGACGAAGCTTTTTTTTATGTTGCTTTTTTACCTTGTAACTCCTCGAAAGTCTTTGATAAGTTTAATAACGGTTGTTATTTTTTATTGCACGGGCGGAGGGATTCGAACCCCCATCAACGGTTTTGGAGACCGCTATTCTACCCTTGAACTACGCCCGTAACTTAGAGCGGCAAATTAAAAGTATTTTTTCTTCCCAAGCAATTATTTCAGGCAGATTTTAAAAAAGATTTTGGCCAAATACCGCCGATTTGCTTAATACTAACCCTGCTTTGATCTGTAAAACCCACATGAAACAAAAACCTAAATAATCCTTTTAATCTGTGGCAAAACACTTTACCCTCAATTATGCCAGTAAAGCATTTTTCAGTCCATCAAAATCAACAGTAACCTGCTCGCCTGTCACTAAATTTTTAAGTGCATACGATTTTGTAGCAATTTCCTGATCTCCCGCAATAACTGCGAACGGAATTAAACGCTTATCGGCATACTGAAACTGTTTCCCGACTTTTACATTGTCCGGATAAAGCTCTACTTTTATGTTTTCCTGTCTTAATTTCTGAATAGCCTGCGAAGCATACAACGCTTCAGCATCTCCGTAGTTAATGAACAGTGCTTTTGAAGTTGCCGAAACAGTTTCCGGGAACAACTGCAATTCTTCTAAAACCAGATAAATACGATCCAATCCAAAAGAAATACCAACACCACTCATATTTTTCAATCCGAAAATACCCGTCAAATCGTCGTATCTTCCACCACCTCCGATAGAACCCATCGCAACCGATTTTGGAGCTGCAACTTCAAAAATTGCTCCGGTATAATAATTCAATCCACGGGCAAGCGTCACATCCAAATCTAAAGTAGCTGTTGACAACCCTAAAGTTGCCACATTGTCACAAATAAATTGAAGCTCCTCCACTCCTTTCATTCCTTCTTCTGATGCTGCTAATAAATCGGAAAGCTGCTTGATTTTATCCGCGAAGGTTCCTGTAAAACTAAACAGCGGCTGAACTTTCACCAATGCTTCTTCAGAAATACCATTTTCGATCATTTCTTTTTTCACACCATCTTCCCCGATCTTATCCAATTTATCCAGTGCCACCGTAAAATCGATTAACTTATCCGAAGCTCCAATCACTTCTGCGATACCCGATAATATTTTTCTGTTGTTGATCTTGATGGTAACTCCTTCTAAACCTAAAGCGGTAAAAACGGTATCGTACAACTGCACCAATTCTACTTCCTGCCACAACGATTTTGATCCTACCACATCGGCATCACATTGAAAAAACTCTCTGAAACGTCCTTTTTGCGGACGATCAGCCCTCCATACCGGCTGAATCTGATATCTTTTAAAAGGAAACTCAATTTCATTTTGGTGCTGCACCACGTATCTCGCAAACGGAACGGTTAAATCGTAACGCAATGCTTTTTCGGAGATTTGTTTGGTAAAAGAATTCAATTCGATTCTTTCTGCAATGGTAATTTTATCTGCAGAAGAAGCCTGAAGCTGCTCCATCGATTTTGGCAATTCTATTTTACTTTTGTTATAGAAAAAGTTCCCTGAATTTAATATTTTAAAAATCAAACGATCGCCTTCTTCTCCGTACTTCCCCATCAAAGTATCTGAGTTTTCAAAAGAAGGGGTTTCGATCGGCTGAAAGCCAAATTTTTCAAAATTATTTTTTATAACCTGAATGATATATTGACGTTTTGACACCTCTGCAGGCGAAAAATCTCTTGTTCCTTGCGGTATGCTTGGTTTTGAAGCCATTTTTTTGATTTTAGATTTTAGATCTTAGATTTTAGATTTCTTCTGAAACTTAAATTCGCAAACCTTTAAAATTATTTTATTTCTATATTTTTAGATTATCGAATCATTAGTCTTTCGACTTAATTAAGTCTGCAAATATCTCACTTTTTAAAATAAATAATAACAGTTCGAAAACAAACTTGTAACAAAAAACGTATTTTCGTGACAAATTGGTCATGATGCTAAAATTATTTAAAGAAAATATCCGAATTGCTTTTGGTTCGATCAAAACTCAATTGTTACGAACTATTCTTACAGTAGTTATTATTGCTATCGGAATTACCGCTTTGGTGGGAATCCTGACCGTAGTTACAGCACTTGAAAATACGGTCTCTACCAACTTTGCTTCGATGGGAGCTAACACCTTTAACATCAATCAGTACGAAAACACCGTTAAAAATCGTGGCGGAAATGAGCGCGAAATCGTCAACCCTATTATTTCTTACCCGGAAGCGGTAGCCTTCAAAAATAAATTCAAATACCCTTTTACAGAAACATCCCTCTCTTTTACGGCGACCTCCAAAGCCGAAGTAAAATACTTAGATCAAAAAACCGATCCCGAAATTACTATACTTGGAGTTGATGAGCACTATATCTCAAACTCGGGTTTAGAAACAACTTCAGGCCGTTCTTTCAATCAATTTGATATTGACAACAATACTTATTCCTGCGTCGTGGGTTCTGATTTTGAAAAAGGTTTACTAAAAGATGTCAACCCAATTGATAAAATCATTTCGATACGAGGGGCACGTTTTAAAGTTATTGGTGTTTTAAAAGAAAAAGGTTCCACTTTTGGAAACAGTCAGGATTTAAGAGTATTAATTCCAATTCAGGTAGCACGTTCTTTATTTACAGCACCAAAAATCAACTACACCATTAGTGTTATGGTTTCTAAAAAAGAACTTTTGGATGAAGCTGTAGACAATGCCACAAGTACCATGCGTAGGGTTCGCAAATTGAGTCCGGTTCGCGAAAGCAATTTTGGTATTGGCCGAAGCGATGATTTAATTAACCGAATTCTGGGAATTACCAAATATTTAGGCTGGGCCTCCTGGATCATCAGCATCATCACCATCTTAGGATCGTCGATTGCTCTGATGAACATTATGATCGTTTCGGTTACAGAACGAACCCGTGAAATTGGTGTCCGCAAAGCTTTAGGCGCGACTAAAATCACTATTTCGGTACAGTTTTTTATCGAAACCTTATTAATTGGTCAGATTGGCGGTCTGGTCGGAATTGTACTGGGAATCCTTGTAGGTTTTGGTTTTGCCGCCGCAATGAATTTTGCTTTTGTAATTCCATGGATGGCCATTTTTGCCGCTTTTGGTACCAGTTTCATGGTTGCTATTGTCTCTGGTTTGTATCCGGCAATAAAAGCTTCACAACTGGATCCTATTGAGGCTTTGCGCTACGAATAGGTTTTTAGTATGCAGTCGCAGTTTACAGTCGCAGTCTCAGTATTCAGTCAAACAACTAACTGCAAACTGAGACTGAGACTGAGACTGAAAACTCAAACAACCCCTTTCATCATCCGGTCGTTATCATAAATATCTCTTCGCAATTCAATATTCCTGAAATCCATTTTTTCGAGTAAATCTGTCATTTCTGTACCTAAGTACTGATTGATTTCAAAATACAATTGTCCGTTTTGCAAAAGGTTTTTCTTGGCCAATTCGGCAATTTTTCTGTAAAAAATCAAAGCATCGTTGTCCTCTACAAAAAGAGCCAAGTGCGGCTCATAATCCAAAACATTCTTTTTGATTTCTTCTTTTTCTAAATTTCGGACATAAGGCGGATTCGAAACAATGATATCAAAATCATGCTTTAAGGCTTCTGTTTCTAAAATATTCTGAAGCATAAAAGTAACTTCTACTTTATTTTGAATGGCATTTCTTTTGGCCGTTTCTATCGCTTTTTTGGAAACATCAATCGCATAAACTTCCGCGTTAGGAATGTTTTTTGCCAGTGAAATAGCAATACAGCCACTCCCTGTTCCAATATCGAGAATTTTTATTTTTTTTGTTTTGTCCTTTCCTGAATTCTCATTAATAATCCACTCTACCAGTTCTTCTGTCTCCGGACGAGGAATTAAAACATGTGCGTTGACTTCGAAGTCCAAACCATAAAAATTAGTTTTACCTAATAAATACTGAATCGGAACTTCTTTCTTTAACTGCAGTAATAAAAAATTCCATACTACAAAATCATCTTCTGTAAAAGCCAATTCATGATTTAATGCCAGATCAATTTGTCGCAATTGGTGCTTGTCTTCT harbors:
- a CDS encoding sigma-54-dependent transcriptional regulator, whose amino-acid sequence is MSKILIIEDEASIRRVLVKILSEENDTYQVDEAEDGAAGLEKIKNNDYDLVLCDIKMPKLDGVEVLEEAKKIKPEIPMVMISGHGDMETAIHTMRLGAFDYISKPPDLNRLLNTVRNALDKKQLVVENKILKKKVSKNYEMVGESEAISHIKLMIDKVAQTEARVLITGPNGTGKELVAHQLHEKSERSNFPLIEVNCAAIPSELIESELFGHVKGAFTSAVKDRAGKFEAADKGTIFLDEIGDMSLSAQAKVLRALQESMITRVGAEKDIKVDVRVVAATNKDLKTEIAEGRFREDLYHRLAVILIKVPPLNERRDDIPALITHFTEKIASEQGNSVKVFSPQAIKLLQEYDWTGNIRELRNVVERLIILGGNEISETDVKMFASK
- a CDS encoding ABC transporter permease; translated protein: MSIISLIIKREFIAKVRNKSFVVMTFLSPLLFVAIAGFIGYLSSMKAETKRIAIHDETGLFAQDFVKKNKEEAEFKYLNVSEIDTKALKDSITNENYDGLIVIPKTNNLSDLESKIEFISNNSPSISFIEKTQRVIASKITKVNLEAAKLDTTAIQKAQSEVNIHLVKASGEESLKGLNEIKIGIGGAFGYLIMMFIIIYGNMVMRSVIEEKTNRIIEIIISSVKPFQLMIGKIVGTSLAGLLQFIIWAIIGLGLMFAASAFFGVNVGPTARISPELMQSAQHEMSGTAQMYIRELWNLPIASIIIGFVIYFIGGYFLYSSFYAAIGAAVDNQTDSQQFLLPILMPLILSVYIGFFTVVNDPHGTIAVVFSMIPLTSPIVMLMRLPFGVPWWQIAISVSLLFATFFLVVWFAAKIYRIGILMYGKKPTWKELYKWLKY
- a CDS encoding ABC transporter ATP-binding protein; translation: MSNLLEVHKVVKQYGDYVALNEVSLNVPKGSIYGLLGPNGAGKTSLIRIINQITLPDSGEVILDGEKLQPKHVQHIGYLPEERGLYTSMKVGEQCLYLAQMKGLSKAEAKLQLEYWFDRLGIQGWWNKKIQELSKGMAQKIQFVVCVLHKPKLLIFDEPFSGFDPVNANVIKDEILALKEQGATIIFSTHRMESVEELCDHIALIHKSNKLIEGKVSDVKRQFRTNSFEVGILTDNVEGLMYDITQKFTVSPANFKSLNDDLKLDIQIGNAAPNELLHLLTQRGQVTHFVEKIPSVNDIFIQTVTENKN
- the dnaJ gene encoding molecular chaperone DnaJ → MKKDFYEILGISKNADAAEIKKAYRKSALKYHPDKNPGDKEAEENFKLAAEAYEVLSDPNKKAKYDQYGHQAFDGSGGFGGGHGGMNMDDIFSQFGDIFGGGFGGFGGGGGGGPRRAKGSNLRIKVKLTLEEIANGVEKKVKVKRKVQAKGVTYKTCSTCNGQGQVMRVTNTILGRMQSASTCPTCGGSGQILDKRPAEADAQGMILEDETVSIKIPAGVVDGMQLKVSNKGNDAPGNSIPGDLIVAIEELEHEFLKREGENIHYDLYISFPEAVLGVSKDIEAINGKVRIKLEEGIQSGKILRLKGKGIPSINGYGSGDLLVHVNVWTPKTLSKEQKQFFENALNDDHFIPSPEKSEKSFFEKVKDMFS
- a CDS encoding nucleotide exchange factor GrpE, producing MKFKNIFKNKSNMTTENTEFDQELDDVTLENNANGEQLIVEELSVEEQLAQDLAKEKDKFLRLFAEFENYKKRTSKERIDLFKTANQEVLLAMLPVLDDFDRAIVEINKSEDETLTKGVELIHEKLKSTLVSKGLEQVEVRAGDAFNADFAEAITQIPAPSEKLKGKIVDVIEKGYKLGDKIIRFPKVVIGN
- the hisS gene encoding histidine--tRNA ligase; amino-acid sequence: MASKPSIPQGTRDFSPAEVSKRQYIIQVIKNNFEKFGFQPIETPSFENSDTLMGKYGEEGDRLIFKILNSGNFFYNKSKIELPKSMEQLQASSADKITIAERIELNSFTKQISEKALRYDLTVPFARYVVQHQNEIEFPFKRYQIQPVWRADRPQKGRFREFFQCDADVVGSKSLWQEVELVQLYDTVFTALGLEGVTIKINNRKILSGIAEVIGASDKLIDFTVALDKLDKIGEDGVKKEMIENGISEEALVKVQPLFSFTGTFADKIKQLSDLLAASEEGMKGVEELQFICDNVATLGLSTATLDLDVTLARGLNYYTGAIFEVAAPKSVAMGSIGGGGRYDDLTGIFGLKNMSGVGISFGLDRIYLVLEELQLFPETVSATSKALFINYGDAEALYASQAIQKLRQENIKVELYPDNVKVGKQFQYADKRLIPFAVIAGDQEIATKSYALKNLVTGEQVTVDFDGLKNALLA
- a CDS encoding ABC transporter permease yields the protein MMLKLFKENIRIAFGSIKTQLLRTILTVVIIAIGITALVGILTVVTALENTVSTNFASMGANTFNINQYENTVKNRGGNEREIVNPIISYPEAVAFKNKFKYPFTETSLSFTATSKAEVKYLDQKTDPEITILGVDEHYISNSGLETTSGRSFNQFDIDNNTYSCVVGSDFEKGLLKDVNPIDKIISIRGARFKVIGVLKEKGSTFGNSQDLRVLIPIQVARSLFTAPKINYTISVMVSKKELLDEAVDNATSTMRRVRKLSPVRESNFGIGRSDDLINRILGITKYLGWASWIISIITILGSSIALMNIMIVSVTERTREIGVRKALGATKITISVQFFIETLLIGQIGGLVGIVLGILVGFGFAAAMNFAFVIPWMAIFAAFGTSFMVAIVSGLYPAIKASQLDPIEALRYE
- the prmC gene encoding peptide chain release factor N(5)-glutamine methyltransferase, whose protein sequence is MKIKQYRTQFIKELSPFYDAYEAESFFYLILEDKHQLRQIDLALNHELAFTEDDFVVWNFLLLQLKKEVPIQYLLGKTNFYGLDFEVNAHVLIPRPETEELVEWIINENSGKDKTKKIKILDIGTGSGCIAISLAKNIPNAEVYAIDVSKKAIETAKRNAIQNKVEVTFMLQNILETEALKHDFDIIVSNPPYVRNLEKEEIKKNVLDYEPHLALFVEDNDALIFYRKIAELAKKNLLQNGQLYFEINQYLGTEMTDLLEKMDFRNIELRRDIYDNDRMMKGVV